In Clostridium sporogenes, one genomic interval encodes:
- a CDS encoding SAM-dependent methyltransferase, protein MEKLFLKKFLKSIFSDTFEVKFWDGTTEKFGEGNTKFKIIINEHLSKSDILKDPFLTFGEAYMDKSIDFEGNIQEIIESVYRNKDSFLHKACLFEKLYKITPHSIKNSKNDIQHHYDLGDDFYKLWLDKTMNYSCSYFKSKDDSLYQAQLNKVDYILKKLNLHDGQRLLDIGCGWGDLIITAAEEYGVKALGITLSNEQFNKVNERIKENHLEAKVEVRLLDYRELLKTGEKFHRISSVGMIEHVGRKNIPLYINTINDLLEENGACLLHCITAQKECEGNQWIKKYIFPGGYIPSTRELVYNMAENDLHLIDLESLRLHYCKTLECWARNFENSLDEVSKLGFDDKFIRMWRLYLNACAASFHYGVIDLHQFLLTKGLNNEIPMTRDYLYK, encoded by the coding sequence ATGGAAAAATTATTTTTAAAAAAGTTTTTAAAAAGTATATTCTCAGATACCTTTGAAGTAAAATTCTGGGATGGAACAACCGAAAAATTTGGTGAAGGAAATACAAAGTTTAAAATAATAATAAATGAACATTTATCTAAAAGTGATATTTTAAAAGACCCCTTCTTAACTTTTGGTGAAGCATATATGGATAAAAGTATAGACTTTGAAGGTAATATTCAAGAAATTATCGAGTCAGTATATAGAAATAAGGATAGTTTCCTACATAAAGCTTGTCTATTTGAAAAGTTATACAAAATTACCCCACACTCTATAAAAAATAGTAAAAATGATATACAGCACCACTATGACCTAGGTGATGATTTCTATAAATTATGGTTAGATAAAACTATGAACTATTCTTGTTCCTACTTTAAATCAAAGGATGATTCTCTATACCAAGCCCAATTAAATAAGGTTGATTATATCTTAAAAAAATTAAACTTACATGATGGCCAAAGATTGTTAGATATAGGCTGTGGTTGGGGAGACCTTATAATAACTGCAGCAGAAGAATACGGTGTTAAAGCACTGGGAATAACTTTAAGCAATGAACAATTTAATAAAGTTAATGAACGAATAAAAGAAAATCACCTCGAAGCTAAAGTAGAAGTTAGATTATTGGATTACAGAGAACTATTAAAAACAGGAGAAAAGTTTCATAGAATTTCAAGTGTTGGTATGATAGAACATGTAGGTCGAAAAAATATCCCTCTTTATATAAATACTATAAATGATTTATTAGAAGAAAATGGAGCATGTTTACTTCACTGTATAACAGCTCAGAAAGAATGTGAAGGCAATCAATGGATTAAAAAATACATATTCCCTGGTGGATATATCCCTTCTACAAGAGAACTAGTTTATAACATGGCTGAAAATGACTTACATTTAATCGATTTGGAAAGTTTACGCCTGCATTACTGTAAAACCTTAGAATGTTGGGCTAGAAACTTTGAAAATTCTTTAGATGAAGTTAGTAAACTAGGCTTCGATGATAAGTTTATTAGAATGTGGAGATTATATCTAAATGCCTGCGCTGCTTCCTTCCATTATGGAGTAATAGATTTACATCAATTTTTATTAACAAAAGGATTAAATAATGAAATTCCTATGACAAGAGACTACTTATATAAATAA
- the rodA gene encoding rod shape-determining protein RodA has product MIRRKNIDFKKTFDFSFKKYFNLKRHIKYFDTFLFVMVILISILGIVMISSATSNFENSKKYISTQTLSLVIGLIFMFITIYIDYRNIGRAYKIIYIFNFILLTGVIILGTGKDQWGAQRWIRIGGIGIQPSEIAKIGFIITFAKFLELIKDNLNKIKYLLAVFCYIGVPIILVMIQPDLGTALSFVFISIAMIYICGIDYRYILGGFLSCIVIIPIAWQYVFKAYQKSRILVFINPDSDPMGGGYHVLQSKIAVGSGELFGTGLFKGAHAQNFLPEKHTDFIFALIGEELGFIGSIIVVLLLLIIVLRCISIAKSAKDNLGCYICVGVASMIIFQTFINIGMCIGIMPVTGIPLPFISYGGSSLITNFVAMGLVLNVGLRHKPINFYKGSIND; this is encoded by the coding sequence TTGATTAGAAGAAAAAATATTGATTTTAAGAAAACTTTTGATTTTAGTTTTAAGAAATATTTTAATTTAAAAAGGCACATAAAATATTTTGATACTTTTTTGTTTGTTATGGTAATTCTCATATCAATTTTGGGAATTGTTATGATTAGTAGCGCAACATCCAATTTTGAAAATAGTAAAAAATATATTAGTACTCAAACTTTATCCCTTGTAATTGGATTGATTTTCATGTTTATAACAATTTATATAGATTACAGAAATATTGGACGGGCCTATAAGATTATTTATATATTTAACTTTATATTACTAACAGGTGTAATTATTCTTGGTACGGGTAAAGACCAGTGGGGTGCACAAAGGTGGATACGAATAGGAGGCATAGGAATACAACCGTCCGAAATTGCAAAAATAGGTTTTATTATTACTTTTGCAAAGTTTCTGGAATTAATAAAAGATAATTTAAATAAAATAAAATATTTATTAGCGGTTTTTTGTTACATTGGAGTGCCTATTATACTTGTAATGATCCAGCCTGATTTAGGAACTGCGCTATCTTTTGTTTTTATTTCTATTGCAATGATATATATTTGTGGTATAGATTATAGATATATTTTAGGAGGATTTTTATCTTGCATTGTTATTATACCTATTGCTTGGCAGTATGTATTTAAAGCATACCAAAAAAGTAGAATTTTAGTTTTTATTAATCCTGATTCAGATCCTATGGGAGGAGGATACCATGTTCTTCAGTCTAAAATAGCAGTAGGTTCTGGTGAACTCTTTGGTACAGGATTGTTTAAAGGAGCTCACGCACAAAATTTTCTGCCTGAAAAACATACAGACTTTATATTTGCCCTTATTGGTGAAGAATTGGGTTTTATAGGAAGTATAATTGTAGTGTTGCTTCTTTTAATAATAGTTTTAAGATGTATTTCAATAGCCAAATCTGCTAAAGACAATTTGGGTTGTTATATTTGTGTTGGAGTTGCTAGTATGATCATATTCCAGACTTTTATAAATATTGGAATGTGTATTGGTATTATGCCTGTTACGGGTATTCCTTTACCATTTATTAGTTATGGAGGTTCATCTCTTATTACTAATTTTGTAGCAATGGGATTAGTTTTAAATGTAGGGTTAAGGCATAAACCTATTAATTTTTACAAAGGTAGCATAAATGATTAA
- a CDS encoding ATP-binding protein yields MKVKSNLNQLIFIGFLVMFSSQIYIKLFVNHFNISFGIIVLIILLYMIEMDDKIMVAITSSFLVYIIRIFVYFLENSEINSALKLGISNHFPEFIFYLVYITIYFIITIKNKNLNTLLFKLIICDFFANFTEMSIRHTIYLENFSLNIIIGLLFVAFLRSTLIWVMINLMIRYNTTLLKKEHTERYIKLLASNSTLKSEVYLMEKSMDNIEKVMGKSYKLYMDVSHKDLDETLKTKTMEITKDIHEIKKEFNLIVRGVNELTNTKELKDSMTYYEILDILKYMINIEIKNTKIIFKIGKGENFNTIYHYYLISIFRNIIMNSIDALENINNGLVYLNHAYTSIDNISGHCFEIIDNGQGIDKEDKKYVFNPGFSTKIDFDTGDVNRGLGLSIVKDIVETKLNGIVKLTSIKRKGTKFMIFIPKDVLEGERI; encoded by the coding sequence ATGAAAGTTAAGAGCAATTTAAATCAACTTATATTTATAGGCTTTTTAGTTATGTTTTCATCTCAAATATATATAAAATTATTTGTTAATCATTTCAATATATCCTTTGGTATTATAGTTCTAATAATCCTACTATATATGATTGAAATGGATGATAAAATAATGGTGGCCATCACTTCTTCTTTTCTTGTATATATAATAAGAATCTTTGTTTATTTCTTAGAAAATAGTGAAATAAACTCTGCTCTTAAATTAGGTATAAGCAATCATTTCCCAGAATTTATATTTTATTTAGTTTATATAACTATCTACTTTATTATTACTATTAAAAATAAAAATTTAAATACCCTTTTATTTAAACTCATTATCTGCGATTTTTTTGCTAATTTCACTGAAATGTCCATTAGACATACTATTTATTTAGAAAATTTTAGCCTTAATATAATCATAGGATTATTGTTTGTTGCATTTTTAAGATCAACATTAATATGGGTTATGATAAATTTAATGATTAGATATAATACTACCCTGCTAAAGAAAGAGCATACAGAAAGATATATAAAGCTATTAGCATCAAATTCTACTTTAAAAAGTGAAGTTTATCTTATGGAGAAATCTATGGATAACATAGAAAAAGTCATGGGAAAATCCTATAAGTTGTATATGGATGTAAGCCACAAAGATTTAGATGAGACTTTAAAAACGAAAACTATGGAAATTACAAAAGACATCCATGAAATAAAAAAAGAGTTTAATTTGATAGTTAGGGGTGTTAATGAATTAACAAATACAAAGGAACTTAAAGATAGTATGACTTATTATGAGATACTAGATATATTAAAATATATGATAAATATAGAAATTAAAAATACAAAAATAATCTTTAAGATTGGAAAGGGAGAAAATTTTAATACAATATATCATTATTATTTAATATCTATATTTAGAAATATAATTATGAATAGCATTGATGCTTTAGAGAACATAAATAATGGACTAGTATATTTAAATCATGCTTATACCAGCATTGATAATATAAGTGGACATTGTTTTGAAATTATAGATAATGGTCAAGGGATAGATAAAGAAGATAAGAAATATGTATTTAATCCAGGCTTCTCTACTAAAATTGATTTTGATACAGGGGATGTAAATCGTGGACTGGGATTAAGTATAGTAAAAGATATAGTTGAAACCAAGCTAAATGGAATTGTGAAACTAACATCTATAAAAAGAAAAGGTACTAAATTTATGATTTTTATACCCAAAGATGTTCTAGAGGGGGAAAGAATTTGA
- a CDS encoding response regulator: MRVLIIDDDINVHKILNKIINHECLGEVITEAALNGENGGFLIEKGKPDIVIVDLLMPGKDGLTLVKEYKSKYPHIQYIMLSQVSSKDMIAKAYENGIEFYISKPINAVEVKSVLKKVINSGLMKKKLGNIDSILKKEDEDNYTSKIKSIMNKLGILGESGCEDIIKSIECIIENNSKDTYTLKELFKEISDKPKSIEQRIRRTAFVALNNIANLGLEDYMNDIFVEFSNSIFSFEEVKKEMDYIRAKSPEKGSVNVKKFLQGIAYYINK, encoded by the coding sequence TTGAGAGTATTAATAATAGATGATGACATAAATGTTCATAAGATTCTTAATAAAATAATAAATCATGAATGCCTGGGAGAAGTAATAACAGAGGCTGCTCTAAATGGAGAAAATGGAGGATTTTTAATAGAAAAAGGAAAGCCAGATATTGTGATTGTAGACCTTTTAATGCCTGGAAAGGATGGCTTAACTTTAGTTAAAGAATATAAATCTAAATATCCTCATATTCAATATATAATGCTGTCTCAAGTATCCTCTAAAGATATGATAGCTAAAGCCTATGAAAATGGAATTGAGTTTTATATAAGTAAACCTATAAACGCAGTTGAGGTCAAATCTGTTTTAAAAAAAGTAATTAATAGTGGACTTATGAAAAAAAAATTAGGTAATATAGATTCTATATTAAAAAAAGAAGATGAGGATAACTATACATCTAAGATTAAAAGTATAATGAATAAATTAGGAATATTAGGTGAGTCAGGATGCGAAGATATAATAAAAAGCATAGAATGTATAATTGAAAATAATTCTAAAGATACCTATACTCTTAAAGAATTATTTAAAGAAATATCAGATAAGCCTAAATCCATAGAACAAAGAATAAGAAGAACAGCCTTTGTAGCTTTAAATAATATTGCTAATTTAGGGCTAGAAGATTACATGAATGATATCTTTGTAGAATTTTCAAATTCTATTTTTAGCTTTGAAGAAGTAAAAAAAGAAATGGATTATATAAGAGCAAAAAGCCCTGAAAAAGGATCCGTTAATGTTAAAAAATTTTTACAGGGAATAGCTTATTACATTAATAAATAA
- a CDS encoding PTS sugar transporter subunit IIC, giving the protein MEIVKGMGLLLFTLGLFSLFSFKAPKGSKAMSGLANAAVATFLVEAIHKYISGDFLNFAFLGKVGSVSGSMGGVAAAILVPISMGANPLYAVVAGVALGGYGILPGFVAGYIIGLIAPIFDKKLPEGLNTIVGALLIAPLARFIAMGVDPVVNATLVNIGQMISLAAQQSPLVMGFLLGGIMKVVCTSPLSSMAVTAMLGLQGLAMGIAGIACVGGSFTNGIIFKRLKLGNKSNIIAVMLEPLTQAPIVTKNPIPIYGSNILGGGLAGLSAAYFNIINNAPGTASPIPGLLAPFGFNDPKKVLIAVTFAVIGGSIGGLVGSVVFKGFAKKDYNSDEILVNEINKSNNDINNIAGETATEIATDTADTNVDILNAKGNTF; this is encoded by the coding sequence GTGGAAATTGTTAAAGGAATGGGCCTATTGTTATTTACATTAGGATTATTTTCATTATTCAGCTTTAAAGCCCCTAAGGGAAGTAAAGCTATGTCAGGACTAGCAAATGCAGCAGTAGCGACTTTTTTAGTAGAAGCTATTCATAAATATATAAGTGGAGATTTTTTAAACTTTGCTTTTCTAGGTAAAGTTGGATCAGTATCAGGATCTATGGGAGGTGTGGCAGCAGCTATTTTAGTGCCAATATCTATGGGAGCTAATCCCCTCTATGCAGTGGTAGCAGGTGTAGCCTTAGGTGGATATGGAATACTTCCAGGATTCGTAGCTGGCTATATTATAGGACTTATAGCACCTATATTTGATAAAAAATTACCAGAAGGACTAAATACTATAGTAGGAGCCCTTTTAATAGCTCCCTTAGCAAGATTTATAGCAATGGGAGTAGATCCTGTAGTTAATGCCACATTGGTTAATATTGGACAAATGATATCCCTAGCTGCACAGCAATCACCATTAGTTATGGGATTCTTACTTGGTGGAATAATGAAAGTTGTATGTACCTCACCACTAAGTTCAATGGCAGTTACAGCTATGCTTGGACTACAAGGATTAGCTATGGGTATCGCAGGTATAGCCTGTGTTGGAGGATCCTTTACAAATGGTATCATTTTTAAAAGGCTTAAATTAGGTAATAAAAGTAATATAATAGCAGTAATGTTAGAACCATTAACTCAAGCACCAATAGTAACTAAAAACCCTATTCCTATATATGGATCAAATATTCTAGGTGGAGGATTAGCAGGACTTTCAGCAGCATATTTTAATATAATAAATAATGCTCCAGGAACAGCATCTCCTATACCAGGATTATTGGCACCCTTTGGATTTAATGACCCTAAAAAAGTTCTTATAGCTGTTACCTTTGCTGTAATAGGCGGCTCCATAGGCGGACTTGTTGGATCAGTTGTTTTTAAAGGTTTTGCTAAAAAAGACTACAATTCAGATGAAATTCTAGTTAATGAAATTAATAAATCCAATAATGATATTAATAATATTGCTGGTGAAACTGCCACAGAAATTGCTACTGATACTGCCGATACTAATGTTGATATATTAAATGCTAAAGGTAATACTTTTTAA
- a CDS encoding sensor histidine kinase, with the protein MKNKRLYKYFLLSLLDILVALILTYITAYTSKKILNYLYVKFDNKFALYFWMFWKRFKYEIVGQSLNIIVGIVLFSMFYFMITYRKAKNFVAIIEETEIMANGDLDRVIQVNAEGDIKNLAENINNISKQLKDITVAERNSQKTKNDLITNVSHDLRTPLTSIMGYLELIDNDQYKDEVALRYYVNIAYEKSKGLNLLINDLFELTKMQNNTINLEKVDINLVELLGQVVAYFEYQFKSANMESRINFSNHKLIVNADAGKLVRAFENLLSNAIKYGKEGYYVDIVTKLEENMAVIQIINYGQLIPTVDLPYIFDRFYRIEKSRNSNIAGSGLGLAITKNIIELHEGTIKAYSNDNKTVFEIKLPIKININSN; encoded by the coding sequence TTGAAAAATAAAAGATTATATAAATATTTTTTATTATCATTGCTAGATATATTAGTAGCTTTAATATTAACTTATATAACAGCATATACAAGTAAGAAAATACTAAACTATTTATATGTGAAATTTGACAATAAATTTGCTCTTTATTTTTGGATGTTTTGGAAAAGGTTTAAGTATGAAATAGTTGGTCAATCTCTTAATATAATAGTTGGAATAGTTTTATTTTCAATGTTTTATTTCATGATAACTTATAGAAAAGCTAAAAATTTTGTAGCTATTATAGAAGAAACTGAAATAATGGCTAATGGTGATTTAGATAGAGTGATACAGGTTAATGCAGAAGGAGATATTAAAAATTTAGCAGAGAATATAAATAATATATCAAAGCAACTTAAAGATATAACAGTAGCAGAAAGAAATTCACAGAAAACCAAAAATGATTTGATAACTAATGTTTCACATGATTTAAGAACCCCATTAACTTCAATAATGGGTTATTTAGAACTTATTGATAATGATCAATATAAAGATGAAGTAGCACTTAGATATTATGTTAATATAGCGTACGAAAAATCTAAGGGGTTAAACTTGCTTATAAATGATTTATTTGAACTTACTAAAATGCAAAATAATACTATTAATCTAGAGAAAGTTGATATTAATTTAGTGGAATTATTAGGGCAAGTAGTTGCTTATTTTGAATATCAATTTAAAAGTGCAAATATGGAATCAAGAATTAATTTTTCAAACCATAAGCTAATAGTAAATGCGGATGCAGGAAAATTAGTAAGAGCATTTGAAAATTTATTATCTAATGCAATTAAATATGGGAAAGAGGGCTATTATGTTGATATAGTAACAAAACTTGAAGAAAATATGGCAGTAATTCAAATTATAAATTATGGTCAATTAATACCAACAGTAGATCTACCATATATATTTGACAGGTTTTATAGAATAGAGAAATCAAGAAATAGTAATATAGCAGGTTCTGGTCTTGGCCTTGCCATAACAAAAAATATTATAGAATTGCATGAAGGTACTATAAAAGCATATAGTAATGACAATAAAACTGTATTTGAAATAAAATTACCTATTAAGATTAATATAAATAGCAATTAA
- a CDS encoding response regulator transcription factor → MNNNILVVDDEKEIRDLLEINLTNEGYNVFKARCGKEALEILEREEVNLMVLDIMMPDMDGLEVCKRVREKYSIPILMLSAKVEDMDRIEGIMTGADDYVCKPFNHLELTVRIRALLRRAYFLNTKMQITDNIIRIESMVIDKKQHKVMIDNNEIDLTAREFEILYLLANNRGRVFSAEEIFEKVWKERYFQSNNTVMVHMSRLRDKIEQHMEGSKVIHTVWGVGYKIEK, encoded by the coding sequence ATGAATAATAATATTCTTGTGGTAGATGATGAAAAAGAAATAAGAGATTTATTAGAAATAAATCTTACAAATGAAGGATATAACGTATTTAAGGCAAGGTGTGGAAAAGAAGCTTTAGAAATATTAGAAAGAGAAGAAGTTAATTTAATGGTTTTAGATATAATGATGCCAGATATGGATGGCTTAGAAGTGTGCAAAAGAGTAAGGGAAAAGTATAGCATACCAATTCTTATGCTAAGTGCAAAGGTAGAGGATATGGATAGGATAGAAGGTATTATGACTGGTGCAGATGATTATGTATGTAAGCCTTTTAATCATTTAGAACTTACGGTTAGGATAAGAGCATTACTTAGAAGAGCATATTTTTTAAATACTAAAATGCAAATCACAGATAACATAATAAGAATTGAGTCAATGGTTATAGATAAGAAGCAGCACAAGGTGATGATAGATAATAATGAAATAGACTTAACAGCAAGGGAGTTTGAAATTTTATATTTATTAGCTAACAATAGAGGAAGGGTTTTTAGTGCAGAGGAAATTTTTGAAAAGGTTTGGAAAGAAAGATATTTTCAATCTAATAATACTGTTATGGTACATATGAGTAGACTTAGAGATAAAATAGAACAACATATGGAAGGAAGTAAGGTAATCCATACTGTGTGGGGAGTAGGTTATAAAATTGAAAAATAA
- a CDS encoding M15 family metallopeptidase has protein sequence MKKGFKKSLLFIIIIIICGFCYMLKNTVLKLENSSVIGINASLADKDKLVKENGVNVRAERLLVNRENGLNKDYIPEGLSIPNIPFSDRSEDEEKHVAGIIVKPLEELINTAKEEGIILLGNSGYRSYRSQKNIYKNRARSQGKELADAYVAKPGFSEHQTGLCIDITNKDRYFVQGTKEADWLAKNCYRFGFIIRYPKKKKSITNIEYEPWHIRYVGKEAAKYIYDNKITLEEYLGK, from the coding sequence ATGAAAAAGGGATTTAAAAAGAGTTTATTATTTATTATAATAATAATAATTTGTGGATTTTGTTATATGTTAAAAAATACAGTGCTAAAATTAGAGAATTCAAGTGTTATAGGAATTAATGCTAGTTTAGCTGATAAAGATAAGTTAGTGAAAGAAAATGGTGTTAATGTAAGAGCAGAACGACTATTAGTAAATAGAGAGAATGGACTAAATAAAGATTATATACCAGAAGGGCTAAGTATACCCAACATACCATTTTCAGATAGATCAGAGGACGAAGAAAAACATGTAGCAGGAATTATTGTAAAACCATTAGAAGAATTAATAAATACAGCTAAAGAAGAAGGGATAATATTACTTGGCAATTCAGGTTATAGGTCTTATAGGTCACAAAAAAATATTTATAAGAATCGGGCGAGATCTCAGGGAAAAGAGCTTGCAGATGCATATGTAGCTAAACCAGGATTTAGTGAACATCAGACAGGATTATGTATTGATATTACTAATAAAGATAGATATTTTGTACAAGGGACAAAAGAAGCTGATTGGCTTGCAAAAAATTGTTACAGATTTGGTTTTATTATAAGATATCCAAAGAAAAAGAAAAGTATAACAAACATAGAATATGAACCTTGGCATATTAGATATGTTGGGAAAGAAGCTGCTAAATATATTTATGATAACAAAATTACGTTAGAGGAATACTTAGGTAAATAA
- a CDS encoding sensor histidine kinase, whose product MKIRYKFITGLIFILIVSMIVMNVAITHVLKSNMENSINNFLKQVMNSTHEYVKYTLVTNSFKDKKESLVEEGNYIIKHISLNYECKCDIRDINYILIEGNVPEEFRSMTKKSKKIAMDGKAVVDLKYRDNGVDAILTYPIYIDNEYVGIISIVKNYDSKYRNYKNTINIINIIEFGTFIVIFIFLFLRTNKITGPITELTDAIKKLGYGDYNISIVEHGKDEVAILAREFINMRDKIKEQIETIESEKNKVYKLEKGRKEFFNSVTHELKTPLTAISGYAELLLTGMVQDEEFDKRAIERIYSESDRLHNLVLELIDVSKGMCVIEEELKYIDIKELIIQSCNDMNIKANKYSLKIIQNINEGTVKAQQDKIRQVLINIIDNAIKYSYGGNEIYVNSYILDNKYVIEVINNGNSIPDEIFNNIFEPFIKSNNDNKDSRGLGLYLCNEIIKEHNGEITIENGLLIKVKINLII is encoded by the coding sequence ATGAAAATAAGATATAAATTTATAACTGGTTTAATATTTATACTGATAGTTTCTATGATAGTAATGAATGTGGCGATAACGCATGTTTTAAAGTCTAATATGGAAAATAGTATAAATAATTTTTTAAAACAAGTAATGAATAGCACTCACGAGTATGTAAAGTATACCCTTGTAACTAATAGTTTTAAGGATAAAAAAGAATCATTGGTTGAAGAAGGGAATTACATAATAAAACATATATCTTTAAATTATGAATGTAAATGTGATATAAGAGATATAAATTATATATTGATAGAAGGAAATGTTCCAGAGGAATTCAGAAGTATGACAAAAAAAAGCAAAAAAATAGCCATGGATGGTAAAGCTGTAGTAGATTTGAAATATAGAGATAATGGAGTAGATGCAATACTAACCTATCCTATATATATAGATAATGAATATGTGGGGATCATAAGTATAGTAAAGAATTATGACTCGAAATATAGGAATTATAAAAATACTATAAATATTATAAATATTATAGAATTTGGAACATTTATAGTTATATTTATATTTTTATTTTTAAGAACAAATAAAATTACTGGGCCAATTACGGAATTAACAGATGCAATAAAAAAACTAGGATATGGTGATTATAATATTTCCATTGTTGAACATGGAAAAGATGAGGTAGCAATATTAGCAAGAGAATTTATAAATATGAGAGATAAAATAAAAGAGCAAATAGAAACTATTGAATCAGAGAAGAACAAGGTTTATAAATTAGAAAAAGGAAGAAAGGAATTTTTTAATAGTGTAACTCATGAGTTAAAAACACCATTAACAGCTATATCAGGATATGCTGAATTATTACTTACAGGAATGGTTCAGGATGAAGAATTTGATAAAAGGGCTATTGAAAGAATCTATTCCGAAAGTGATAGACTTCATAATTTAGTATTAGAGCTTATAGATGTGTCTAAAGGTATGTGTGTTATTGAAGAAGAGCTTAAGTATATTGATATAAAAGAGCTTATTATCCAAAGTTGTAATGATATGAATATAAAGGCTAACAAATATTCCTTAAAAATAATACAAAATATAAATGAAGGAACAGTTAAGGCACAACAGGATAAAATTAGGCAAGTATTAATCAATATAATCGATAATGCAATAAAATATTCCTATGGAGGAAATGAGATATACGTTAATTCTTATATATTAGATAATAAATATGTTATTGAAGTAATAAATAATGGTAATTCAATTCCAGATGAAATATTTAATAATATATTTGAACCTTTTATAAAATCTAATAATGATAATAAAGATAGTAGGGGACTCGGGTTATATTTATGCAATGAAATAATTAAAGAGCATAATGGTGAAATAACTATAGAAAATGGATTACTAATAAAAGTAAAAATTAATTTAATAATTTAA
- a CDS encoding response regulator transcription factor, with protein MDLKVLVVEDEISINDILVSALRADGYTVKGVFLAKEAQDALEFFNPDLVLLDINLPDENGFELCRYINNKCCIPTIMLTARNDIVDKVLGLELGADDYITKPFNIKEVLTRVKVAIRRVNKYKEKSEKEFIYINKFVKVNLEGRIVFKDDEEIKLKPQEYELLEFFVKNRNIVFSREILLNKVWGFDYEGEVRTVDVHVRRLRSKLDKENATSIIDTVFGIGYVMR; from the coding sequence ATGGACTTGAAGGTTCTAGTAGTTGAAGATGAAATATCTATAAATGATATTTTAGTGTCTGCCCTAAGAGCAGATGGATATACAGTTAAGGGAGTATTTTTAGCTAAAGAAGCACAAGATGCTTTAGAGTTTTTTAATCCAGATTTAGTATTGTTAGATATAAATCTACCAGATGAGAATGGTTTTGAGTTATGTAGGTATATAAATAATAAATGTTGTATTCCAACAATTATGTTAACTGCCCGTAACGATATTGTGGACAAAGTTTTGGGGTTGGAACTAGGTGCAGATGATTATATTACTAAACCATTTAATATAAAAGAAGTATTAACTAGGGTAAAGGTTGCAATAAGAAGAGTTAATAAGTATAAAGAAAAATCAGAGAAAGAATTTATATATATAAATAAATTTGTTAAAGTGAATTTGGAAGGCAGGATTGTATTTAAAGATGATGAAGAAATTAAACTAAAACCTCAGGAATATGAATTGTTAGAGTTTTTTGTTAAAAATAGAAACATAGTTTTTTCAAGAGAAATCCTTTTAAATAAAGTTTGGGGATTTGATTATGAAGGTGAGGTTAGAACAGTGGACGTTCATGTTAGAAGATTAAGAAGTAAGCTTGATAAAGAAAATGCCACATCTATCATAGATACTGTTTTTGGAATAGGATATGTAATGAGGTAG